From a region of the bacterium genome:
- a CDS encoding type III pantothenate kinase, with product MTSPVLLAIDVGNTNVTLGVFDYSGGPGELLHHWRLATHREQTSDEVLVALHGLFDLGGCKVGAFTDAILSTVVPPLLPIWERVCGKLLAQPAMVVGPGIRTGMPVRYENPREVGADRIVNSVAAFELVGGPVIAVDFGTATTFDCVSAKGEYLGGAIFPGVHISMEALFERASMLHRVEIVRPKTVIGRTTTQSLQSGLLFGYAGMVDSMVTRIRGELGEEAGTIATGGLAQRIAREAQTIERVEPFLTLEGLRILFEKNRSAT from the coding sequence ATGACGAGCCCCGTCCTGCTGGCCATCGACGTGGGCAACACGAACGTCACGCTCGGCGTATTCGATTACAGCGGTGGCCCGGGGGAGCTCCTGCATCACTGGCGCCTGGCCACGCATCGGGAACAGACCTCCGACGAGGTACTCGTCGCTCTCCACGGTCTCTTCGACCTCGGAGGCTGCAAGGTGGGGGCGTTCACGGATGCGATCCTCTCCACCGTCGTCCCGCCGCTGCTGCCCATCTGGGAACGCGTGTGCGGCAAGCTCCTCGCCCAACCGGCCATGGTGGTTGGCCCAGGTATCCGCACCGGCATGCCGGTGCGCTACGAGAACCCCCGCGAAGTGGGCGCCGATCGCATCGTCAACTCCGTCGCCGCCTTCGAACTCGTGGGGGGACCCGTCATCGCCGTCGATTTCGGCACGGCCACCACCTTCGATTGTGTCTCGGCCAAGGGCGAGTATCTGGGCGGTGCGATCTTCCCGGGTGTCCACATCTCGATGGAGGCGCTCTTCGAACGCGCATCGATGCTCCACCGCGTCGAGATCGTCCGTCCCAAGACGGTGATCGGTCGCACGACGACCCAATCCCTCCAATCGGGTTTGCTATTCGGCTATGCCGGCATGGTGGATTCGATGGTGACCCGAATCCGCGGCGAACTGGGCGAGGAGGCCGGCACGATTGCGACCGGCGGCCTGGCCCAACGCATCGCCCGGGAAGCCCAGACAATCGAGCGCGTCGAGCCCTTCCTTACCCTGGAGGGCCTACGCATCCTGTTCGAGAAGAATCGGTCCGCGACGTAG
- a CDS encoding biotin--[acetyl-CoA-carboxylase] ligase — MSSTERIVESLGRAPCSGEALSEELGVSRNQVWKHVEALRSRGYQIEGAAGGGYELIARPDRLYAEELLPGLGTRWLAHDLHHLETTESTNRVAGELAREDAPHGTAVVAEHQSAGRGRLGRHFHSPAHQNLYLSLVLRPAISITQAPTVILGAGLAVAQAIAEALGTAERVEIKWPNDVLVDGLKVSGILMEMSAEATQVGHLVLGIGVNLNVSPETFPEEFRSRATSLAASLGRPIDRVAFTRRLFVILEGVLEKHAEAGFEGLRADFEALYRMRGREIEVSDPGGSVRCGVAGGIGSDGTLELHLESGDLARIVAGDVTLRPQALGGAPAPQGQAG, encoded by the coding sequence ATGAGCAGTACCGAGCGCATCGTCGAAAGCCTGGGCCGCGCGCCCTGCTCGGGAGAAGCCCTTTCCGAGGAGCTCGGCGTAAGCCGGAACCAGGTGTGGAAGCACGTGGAAGCGTTGCGCAGCCGCGGCTACCAGATCGAGGGCGCGGCGGGGGGAGGCTACGAGCTGATCGCCCGGCCCGACCGGCTCTATGCGGAAGAGCTCTTGCCGGGCCTCGGAACCCGCTGGTTGGCCCACGACCTTCACCACCTCGAGACCACCGAATCCACCAACCGGGTTGCCGGAGAGTTGGCCCGCGAAGACGCGCCTCACGGCACCGCCGTCGTGGCAGAGCACCAGAGCGCGGGGCGCGGCCGCCTTGGCCGGCATTTCCATTCGCCGGCTCATCAGAACCTCTACCTCTCGCTGGTGCTGCGGCCCGCGATCTCCATCACCCAGGCACCGACCGTCATCCTCGGAGCCGGGCTGGCCGTGGCTCAGGCCATTGCCGAGGCCCTGGGCACAGCGGAGCGCGTCGAGATCAAGTGGCCGAACGACGTCCTCGTCGATGGCCTCAAGGTTTCAGGCATCCTGATGGAGATGAGTGCCGAGGCGACCCAGGTGGGGCATCTCGTCCTCGGAATCGGCGTGAATCTGAACGTTTCCCCAGAGACCTTCCCGGAGGAATTCCGTTCTCGGGCGACCAGCCTGGCAGCGTCCCTGGGCCGCCCGATCGATCGGGTGGCCTTCACCCGGCGACTCTTCGTTATTCTCGAAGGCGTGCTCGAGAAACACGCTGAAGCCGGGTTCGAAGGATTGCGCGCCGACTTCGAAGCCCTCTACCGGATGCGAGGTCGCGAGATCGAGGTCTCGGATCCCGGCGGCAGCGTTCGTTGCGGGGTCGCGGGCGGTATCGGGTCCGACGGTACGCTCGAACTTCATCTCGAGAGCGGCGACCTTGCGAGGATCGTCGCAGGGGACGTAACGCTCCGGCCCCAGGCGTTGGGCGGCGCCCCAGCGCCCCAAGGACAAGCCGGATGA
- the nadC gene encoding carboxylating nicotinate-nucleotide diphosphorylase gives MAALPPCPPRATWQPLIDLAVAEDLGTGDVTSVAIFGSSDELSGWIEARQPLIVCGLPIAEAVFEAVDASIAFNTEVAEGSSVAAGQILARLHGSARGILAAERTALNFLGRLCGVASWTHRFVEAVAGTGVAIVDTRKTLPGFRSLDKLAVATGGGTNHRVGLFDAILIKDNHVNAAGGVDMAVKAARAGAAPHLQIQVEVESVAQAESAIEAGADLLLLDNRTPDQLRELSRRFRDRIPLEATGGVTLENVREFAETGVHRISIGALTHSAPNADLALEVTPGELAQR, from the coding sequence GTGGCTGCGCTCCCCCCGTGTCCGCCGCGTGCGACCTGGCAACCGCTGATCGACCTGGCCGTGGCCGAGGATCTCGGCACCGGCGATGTGACGAGTGTGGCCATCTTCGGCTCCAGCGACGAGCTCTCGGGCTGGATCGAAGCGCGGCAACCCCTGATCGTCTGTGGCCTTCCCATCGCGGAGGCGGTGTTCGAAGCGGTCGATGCGAGCATCGCGTTCAACACCGAGGTGGCCGAAGGCTCGAGCGTCGCCGCCGGACAGATCCTGGCCCGGCTGCACGGTTCCGCACGGGGAATCCTGGCCGCGGAACGCACCGCCTTGAACTTTCTGGGCCGGCTCTGCGGAGTCGCGAGCTGGACACACCGCTTCGTCGAGGCGGTGGCAGGCACCGGTGTGGCCATCGTCGATACCCGCAAGACCCTTCCCGGCTTCCGCAGCCTGGACAAGCTGGCCGTGGCGACGGGCGGCGGCACCAACCACCGGGTGGGCCTGTTCGACGCCATCCTGATCAAGGACAACCACGTCAACGCCGCTGGCGGCGTCGACATGGCAGTCAAAGCGGCACGCGCAGGCGCCGCGCCCCATCTGCAGATCCAGGTGGAGGTCGAATCCGTGGCCCAGGCAGAATCCGCGATCGAGGCAGGCGCCGACCTGCTGCTGCTCGACAACCGCACCCCGGACCAGCTGCGGGAGCTGTCCAGACGCTTCCGGGATCGCATCCCCCTGGAGGCGACCGGTGGGGTGACCCTCGAGAACGTTCGAGAGTTCGCCGAGACCGGGGTCCATCGCATTTCCATAGGCGCCCTCACCCATTCCGCCCCCAATGCGGATCTGGCGCTCGAGGTGACGCCGGGGGAGCTGGCGCAGCGATGA